Within Cyprinus carpio isolate SPL01 chromosome A7, ASM1834038v1, whole genome shotgun sequence, the genomic segment AATATCTGCTCCCAGGGGGTACTCACAGACATTGCAGTGGAAATGAGGATTCCTGGGAGGTTGAAAGGAATCTGAAAGGAATCCATTGTTCTGCATCAGGGTACATAAGACGCAAAGAGGGCTAAGTGGAATCACACAGAAtttgtagggggggggggggaaaatggAATGGTGGATTTTATCTAGCTATATAGTTCTGTCACAGGTCGTCATCATACAACAACTGGCTAGATGAGTGGGCAGTGCTCACAAAACTCTACTAAAATTTGGTGTCGAACCAATTTTCAATCCGAAATTGcacaaataataaacagaaagcaATTACATGTAACATATTGAATTAGATATTAAATTTTGAAAAAGGCCAAAtagttttttcttgtaaaacatactccactaagcttgtatatatatatatatatatatatatattatgatatataatgagggggaaaaaaataagaacTTACAGGACGtcgattttctgaagaaaaaacgtATTCTTCTATTGTAACTGTCTCTGTAACTTCTATTGTACTTTTGACTTTGCTTTTGTATACTAATGGAGTAATCATCAACATCCTTAATCAATGCTGAAATTCAGATCAGAGGGAAAGGAAGTGACCCCATTATTGATCTCTAATGAGTAAACCAGAAAGGTGCTAGCATATATAAGCTTTCTTGTGGTCCAGGATGTTCCTCCCTTAAGTTATTCGCTTTCATTTACACCATGGATcaatatcattaaatatttattaagctCGATTCAAAGAAAATCGTGTGAATGTCTCATATGAAAGACAGATTGAGATTAATGGCATTATCCTTCCATGCAATAGTATCACGAGTCACATCTACTGGACTTCAACTTCCAGAATGCTTGTTAGGGCCTACTGGGATGGATTTTAATAACTAACAACatgccataatttatttaaaaacaaaacgaaaagcCATAACGGAATAAGCAAGACTCCAAAGCAAAATGAGAATCATGCATGGTGAGGATGGTTGTTTTTGTGCTAAGGCAGCCTCTTTGAAGGTGAGTACAATGGTCAACACATCTGGTGTCTATTGATATAAAGCTGTTGTTTGTTGAAATGTCTGCAGTGGTGCATGTGCATGtggtgtgtgagcgtgtgtgtgtgtttgtgtgtgtgtctcagataCCTACCTACTGGGGGTAAGGTACCTGGTTGCAAAACGGAAAGTTGTACATTGGTCCGTTTACAATGTGTATTTATAACTTTCATCGTATATTTACTAGTGgcgtatatatacacacaccaagGGGCCTGCGCATCAAGATGATTCAACAAATCACAACAAGCAAACCTCACCGAGATCAGCTTTTCTTTGAGAAGATAACTGCAAACAATCAAAGGGGTGATCCTGTGGTTCCTAGGTGATGTAAAACAGACTTCGATAGGTGGGTTACCAATTAAAATATTCTAGCCACAATTTTGTAAATATACATGTTTCAACAACACATTCCAGAGTACCCTTCCGTTAAGTGGCAAATGAAGCTGTTAAGCATTGTTAAGCAGAATGAGGCAAGATCATAGCAAAGAATTAGGGACGGAATTATTGGTTTTTCACATGCTAGTTTGATTACaaagaggtttataaaattctcAAGGACATTTGTAAGGAATCACTCTAACAAAAAGGAGGGGAAAGCATTCATATTAGTACTAAGTGAAATGTGGATTTGTAAAAAGGAAATAAACTATATGTACAAACTCAACAATCAACAAAAGAAAACGAAACATGTATTGTCAAAACtggcactcaaaaaaaaaaaacatacctcgCAAGTGctttctgtttattaatattaacctAAATGCAATGATAATAATGTATaaccaaaaaattataattattttaaaataacaaaaccatatttaacatttaaacactgTGTACAATACAGTATAACTGAAATCCATATCATTCCAAATAGAACAGTATTTACCAACAGACTTTACTTATACTAGAACTCTATTCTGAAACTATAGCAAAAATAGCACTTTaaataagatttattaaaaaataataataatattaatagcaaGAATATTAGGATATTAGACAATGCAAATATGCTTTACCCATGGCATTCTGATACATGAAATCCCTCTTGAACGCACAACATTTGCTTAGAAAATAGCCAAAATTTTAGGCTGAAGGTATAATAATCTACTCTCTGTTAGAAAATGGTACACTGAAAGCAGCACATATTAATTCATcccattcattaattaattaaaaaaaaaaacgatcagTGGCTATTTTATCAAAGTCCTTGCATGGCCTGTAGAGGGAAGTGAAGGAAACCCTCATCGGGTTGCTCAGAGTCCTAGTGCCTATCTCACCCAACTGCCTTTAAAGTCCCTTCAGAGGCGTCTCAAGAAAAACTCTCCTGATTTGTGGTATATAGAGTTACTGATTGATGATTGTTCAATCAGTTCCAccatcatgtactgtatgttcagtatatatttttttcttatattgaaGTGGagcagaaaaaggaaaaaagaagccTTCCTCTTTGGAGAGGTCAGGTGGCACTCTGCTCCGTCATATAAATAAAAAGCGACTCCCAAAGCAGCATATACGACAGTTATGACTTGTTTTTTGAcgtttttttcataaatgtcttCAGATATAGCTTTTGCAGCAGGAATGAGTCCCTCATTCCCTCTATAACTTGTTTTGTTGAGCCTGCACAGGTTATAGTCTCTGTCTAGTCATATATCTCTGTTTATCGCTCACCTCCTTTTCATGCTCTCttacaaataatattatgaattgtACAGAGCAGTATAACAAGTACTGGGTTAGTCTGAAAGCTCCTTCTGTACTGCTAACACACCTGAGTAAATTACACAATCCTCCCATTCATACTACTTTACACTGCCTACTCTAACTCCTAATACCTTAGCTGAAAAACAACCTGTCCACACACGCAAACAGGCACACACGTACATTTGCACAAGAAAACGTAATGTATTTACACACAGAGAaaccacacatactgtatatacatattaatGAAACTCAGCATCCCCgaaaaaacactcacacaaaccTTCTCATCTCAAGACCCAAAAGTGACATCTACATCGGCTTATATGACTGTCCCTTTCACCTCTTCTTTTGAAACCTTCCTCTTGTGCTCTCCTGATGTAGCAATATGTTCAGTTCatcttatatatttatgatatactTCTTTACAAATGATAGACTATACATTTTTGGCAAATGAGAGTCTTTTGAACTTCAGGTGACAGCTCAGAATATGAAGTCTGTTCCTTTTTCTGCCCAGTCTGTCACACGGTGACATCCAACATCTCACTCGATTTGGCCATGATCTGATTCTGATTGGAGTCAAGGCCGAAGAATTTTACACGAAGGCCGTCGGTGGGGTGCACCACAGGGACCGAAATCAAGCGTGGGAATGTCCGTGTGGCCAGTTCGAAACGGCTCCCTCCCGCGAGCTCCACAGCTAGGAGTTTGAGGAAGAGAGTGGCCAGCTGCTTGCCAAGGCAGGAGCGAACACCACCGCCAAAGGGCAGATAGTGGAAGCGGCCCTCACGATCCTCGCCCCGCTCTGGGCTAAACCGGTCTGGGTCAAAGGCCTCCACGTCCTTGAACACAGCTGAGGTGTCGTGGGTGTCACGGATGCTGTACATGACACTCCAACCTTTGGGTACCTGTACACCCTGACAGACAGGCAAAAAGGTGATTAGAACTGTTGTTACTgtgtcaactaaaactaaacctattaaaaatctaatttaatataaataaatatataatatgataataaaatataaatattagatgaaagacTACTAACTGAAGGcaactaactggaaataaaatgacaaatgacaaaagtgcaaaacaaaaaaactgacaagataaaaataaaagccaattcaaaatattaataaataatataatagcatagaaagaatactaaaataacactagttaTTAGGATAAAACAGATGTGcattaacataaaacaacaatacaaaacatttaaagcataattaacaaaaaaaaaaacataattccgacatcatttactcatcgtCAGATCTTTCCcaacctgtataactttctttttctttgatatTTGCAACAACACTGGACCCACTGACTTGTAATTTTATGTCAACAAAACTCCTTTCCTACATCCAGAATCTCAATTGAAAGTTATgccaaaaaagcacaaaaatgaatACGACTAAATGACAACAGAAATTTTAACTTTTGGGTTAAAGTAGCTGCAGATCTTCAACAACTCACATCCAGCTCAAAGGTCTGTGGTGGCAATGCGGTAACCTCCAGACACAGGGGCAAACAGACGCAGGACCTCTTTGATCACGCAGTCCAGGTACTTGAGGCTAATGATGCTGTCCAGTCGCAGTTCACCCTGGCACAGACAGCCATCATGCAGCAGACCGCAACTCCGCAGCTCCTCACGCAGCTTCTCCAGCACTGCAGGGTGTTCGTAGTGTCGCAGCAGCTGCATGATCAGAGACGTGCTGGCACTGGCTGTCGTGGCAAAAGCAGCGAAGATCAGCTCAATAGTGGACTCCtaagggagaaagaaagagatttgTGACTAAATGACATATAGATATTTGACACTAATATTCTGGCACGTTGACATCTGTTACTGATGACTTGTGGTTTGATTACTGTGATAAAACTTTGCAGAAACTCCTATctgtcataatatatatatatttttaaatatcattgaaTACTACTTGTGggttatacaaacatttaaaataactgttttctattttaaaatattttaaatgtaatttatttctgtggcaaagctgaatttttagcagcattACTAAAGTCTTCAGTTTCaaatgctgatctggtgctcaagaaacatttattattatcaatgatatgCCGCTTATATTTGTGCAAACCACTTTTTCTttggattatttaatgaatagaaagttcaaaagaacagcatttatttgaaatagaaacattttgcaaaattataaatgcctttactgttacttttaatgcatatttgctgaataaatgtattaatttcttgagaaaaaaaatgactgctcccaaacttctgaacagtagtgtatattatatatcgTCTCTTGTCAGCTACTTCACTGCAATCTGactttttctgaatttttaggatggagcttctttatttcttttctttccttctctcttcttttttctttgagGTTTGGCAGCCATCTCACAcaggtttttttctctctctctcttctctctcctttacttttttaaatgcttgCCAGTGAGTTGGTGTTGACAGGCCTGGAAGCCACCCCTGCCGCCACTGTCTGAGGAGACTACGCatgtacaaaagaaaaaagctaAAACGTATGACCGGAGTGGAATAACCAGGTACCAATAGCCCACAGGGAAGCATTTATAGACTATTATCTGTGTCATTAAATGTCTGTCATCCCGGTTTGGATATGCGACTAGAGAATTGAGcaggaaagagagaagagaaataaagagagcAGTCAGTGGGTAAAGTGTGCTGCCAGAGAGTCGCCACAAGCCTCTCAATATCACAGTGTTGACTTCCTGTTTTGCTTTAATATGTAATCACAGTTTGACCTCACACTGAAAAGAGACTGTGTGGTGAAAACCATGACCAGTTTTACAGATGTGTAATGTACAGCattaaaaagacataaacaactgataaaatatcTCAGTTTCAGTAAGACTTCAGTAAGAACTCCTCTATTAGGTGGTTATTCAATTTTTTAACACTGACTGCCTTGCCTACCTAGTCAGCTGCCTTTTAAGAAAGCATCCCAAAAGAAGAGGAAACTCTCTTTATCACTGGTTTGAAAGACCCTACATATGCTACAACTGTCTTAACACTCACTTATACACGACACAAATAGTGCTCAGTAGGCAAAGTGCACAAGAAGTGCTCACATTTGATTCCTGTAGAGTTTGACATTAGTGTGTTGTCTGATGAAACAAATTATCAATAGTTTTAGTATCATTATGCTGTacatttataatcaacatttctctcGCTTTATAGATTCACCATATGTTTTTTTCCACTATGTTTGTTTTACATATCatgattttttataattttgctgATTACTGTTGGGATTAGCCTTCACTCAGGAAAGCGTGCCTATGAGGCCTTGAAATGTTGTTTACAGAGCTGTAGTGTATCAGTGGTGCCTCGCTCACCTTGAGCTCCTGCATTGTAAGCTCTGTGTTGTTCTCCTTGGCGCTCTCTAGAAGCACATCAAGAGCATCAGTGTAATCTTTCCCCTGTGTGTGGAGAGGTTTCTCTCTGATGGCTTTTTCTATGCTTTTCTGGAGTGAGTCTCTTGCACGAATACCCTGCAAACGTACAAAAAAGTTTATTAGTTGAAGACTCTTTGTTGATCTATCACTGTGTACATTATGTGCAGAGACGATCCAATCCCTTTCTCTATTTTGAAGAGATTTAGACAACACATATTGACATTTTACCTTCCTATAACCACTAAACGGCAGGTCGATGGGAAGGCTAAAAACATTCTCCACAAAATCCTGGAAAGTGCTGAAAAGACAGTGCATCTCCTCTTCAGAGACGCGGAAACCCAGGAGTACACGCACTGCCATGTGGAAGGAGAGTCGCTGGGATTCCTGATAAACGTTGATGGGGTCAGGATTGGAGCTCCACACCCGCAGGGTCTCCTGAATGACCTGCTGGATCTTGGGCAGGTAGGTCTCCAGAGCCTCATGACTGAAGACTTTAGCAAAGATCTGAGAAACACAATTGAAAATGCAATCAGTCTGCTGTGCTTGCATCAATAGAGAACAAATATGACATGATAAATAGTTTTGCAATCAGATGAAGATTTTAATAAGGATTTCTTAAGTCCCACAACTTCATCTTGTTTTACCAAAGAGCCCAGGACATGATCTGATCAGCCCAAGCAAACAGTGGGAGGGATCTGCTTCCAAAAACATGCAGGTTTATGAACCTGTCCAGATGTTTGAAACTGACTGACAGCAATATTATTTAAGAGTTTGTATCTACATGTATATTGCATGAAAACAGAGTTGCACTGttgcaaaaattatttgttttttacttttttttgcttATGGACCTGCACTGCTGAACTACACTTCCCACAATGCTGCTGGCCCATGAATCACATCATCCATCACAATCTGGCACGTCTGTGCTCTACTACAGCCaagaaattttcattaaaatattatccTGAAGCCATACTCAGCACCTAAAGGCCAAGCTTATTTGTCTAAAGCATGGTTGCATGAAGTGCATGTTAAAGCATAGAACATTCTCATTAATTCTGAAGTCCTTACTTATTTGATGTTCCCATACTTTTAACTGCCACTCACCGAACTCCACCTCACTCTCAGAATATCTGAGAGAGTTCCCTCTACATCAGCAGTGAGGGTGAAAGGCAAAGGTAAGATTTTCCTGGCCGCAGAAGCGCATTTCTAATGTACCTCAGTTGTGCTGGTTTGTTTAGTGAAATAGCATCCATGTTCCAGTGCCCACTACTAACAATAGCACTTTTTATATGCCATCTCATTCCAAATACCTCGTGTCCACCCCACTTTTTTCCACAGTAGTAAAGGAAAGGGGGGCGGAGACTTATGTGTCCTcctcctgtctctctgtctgacttTCTCTCTCCAAGACCTATTTCTTTGTGTCTCCTTTCCGTGCTGTTCTTCTCAGACACACTTCATCTCTAACTCTAAACTAACCCTAAACTAAAACCTTATTTCACACCTATTTACACTTGGTTTTCAGTGTCCTTCtccatgtataaaaaaaaacagtagatatCTGTCCATTCAACAACATAACTAACATCGGATCCTTTTATGGCACATCCCTTAGCTACTATCCATAATTTAATATATGCAATGCAACACCATATTTATGCTGCTTATtagtttgggattttttttgaAGGATACTATTTCCTTTTGCGAGTCTTTGCGTACTAGACAGATGTCAGTCAAGCACCACTAATGCCAGTCCCCATTATACAGGATTTGAAtactactggaaaaaaaaaacagccgccTGTCTTCATTACAAAACGTGACTTCTTTTACTGCActttccacacacatacacacagcctTTTAAAACTCCCCCACCCTAATAATTTCCATATgtcttaaattatataaaactgcTCAAAGCTGCTGGTTTGACCAGAATGTAAAGACCTCTTTATTCTCTCCCCCAAACCATTCACTTTCTTTACACTTCTCTCTACTTTTCCcaatcgctctctctctcttctctctctcccccgCTGACTAAAACAAAATCCCTCATTCACAGCCAGAACACTTTGTGTAGGCAGGTGAGTGCAGAATTAAGATCCTGTGCCCTCTACTGGCCAACCTAATAAATTCAACACCTCACCAAATGCACAGTTTGATAGGCCCTTCTGCTCTATAGCTACATGAACAAGTGTGATGTAGTTGCTTTTAATATTACTCTGTGAGCTGTTGTGCATCCTGTTAGTGACCAGCACACAGATAAAGataaaaattgcataatttataTAGCTACATCCCAAGCTCACATCGCCATTTGGATCTAATGCTTGCATTCAGCGTCTCtccagtacatatatatatatgtagtaattGTCTTCGAAGAGACATTTACAGGGAATTCTTTTCTTTCCCAAATGTCGTCCCAGAGAGCTTAGAGGCTCTAACAGGTCCTGTTGACGAACATACATTTCCAGTATGTATGCCTCCAGAGAGGTTGAagaacaaatgaaaatatatttatgaaatttgtGCGCAGAGCAGGACATTGAAACCTGGCTGAAGGGGGTCCATAAGGCGGTCTTTGTCCGTCTGAGGCTGGCTGACTAATTAGCAGTCATTAGGGGGTTTGCGTGAGGCCCTGGACCTGGAGGATTAACCAGACTGATTACACCCCGCTGACCCCTCAATGGAACAGGTGTGTGGGGTGAAACTCAAGCCTCCAAGGGACTGAAGAACCAGAGAAAAGCTATTTTGTCCCCGAACAATGGGTTGGATTTTTGGAGAATCTAGTTATGAGCATAATCCTCCATTGTGAGCAGACTGTTATGTGGAACAATAGTGAGCAGGGGAGCAAGGCATTGTGGGTATCTGTCTCCAAATCTGGACCTGCACAGCCTTTTCCATTTGACCTACTATCTTGCTTCTTTCACTGCATCTCTCGTTCTTACTCTATTTTGTCCTTTCACAAATTCAAAAAATTTTTCATTGGCAAGGCAGGGAAATGGTGCACACAAAAACCATCCATTAGGAGATAAGGATGGTTCCCACACATAACAAGACTACATTTGAGTGTTAAACAACCGTATATGGACCTTACCTTTCTCCTTTTGCGGTGGATGACTCCTATAGAGTTGGCCAGACTGTTGGGACCCAGTAGAGTGCTGGTGCTTTGGGGCCAGTCCACAGTGACCAGACTGTGCTCTCCCATCAGAACCTTTCGCACATTCTCTGCCCCTGTGACCCGGATGAGCGGCCGTCCCAGCAGGTGTGTCTTGAATACGTTCCCATACTTCTGCCTCCTTGATGCATGGAAACCTGCACCCTGAAAAAGAGAAGTGGatgcaagaagaagaaaatacaTTAGTTGCAGATTAAACAGTGGAAtagattaataaatcaaataagtaTATGCATTTGacgttacactgtaaaaaaatggcaaactgctacagtaaataaaaatttattgattgactgtgagaaaaaaaatatatattatattattaatcttaaaattatatatttttaaaattacatatattataaagtataaattaccttttaatttattttaggatattttattttcacaaagccATTGCACCGCGCTCTTTTgtcacttaatattttattttacattaatcaccagCATGACAAAACACAAAGGTTTCAGCTCAAGGCCTTTATcagtgcaatattttattttaaaataatactgtacagtattgttaatattatgattttaataagtCACCAACTTGCCTGAAACATGGTCACTgtgctttttttatgaaaattttttgccaacaacaacatttttgttggtttcaaaccttaaattaaacagaattatTACCTTTGTAGTTTCAGTGACATTATTAGCCTTTAGCCTAGCAATAACCCATTAaattgtgtgtgttgggggggccTCTGCAGGTGTGTCCCCCTCAGTAGAAAAATTGTGTTCACAGCATTCTTTATGCAATTGGGTTAGCTTTAGCTAGAAGGGGCTCAGGCTTAGCCTTCAGGATCATGCTGAGAGAAGTGATCTAATGAGTATGAGCACAGCAATTAGCTCTAAGAAGTCGGTGTGTTGTGTGAAAGATTGGCTGAAAGTGCTAATCAGCAAGGAATCCAGTACATCCTGCAAATTTTCACCTTTGACCCCTTAACCTCTACAATTTAAGAACAAGCAGAATGATTAC encodes:
- the LOC109094047 gene encoding LOW QUALITY PROTEIN: cytochrome P450 26B1 (The sequence of the model RefSeq protein was modified relative to this genomic sequence to represent the inferred CDS: deleted 1 base in 1 codon), with translation MLFESFDLVSALATLAACLVSMALLLAVSQQLWQLRWTATRDKSCKLPMPKGSMGFPIIGETCHWFFQGAGFHASRRQKYGNVFKTHLLGRPLIRVTGAENVRKVLMGEHSLVTVDWPQSTSTLLGPNSLANSIGVIHRKRRKIFAKVFSHEALETYLPKIQQVIQETLRVWSSNPDPINVYQESQRLSFHMAVRVLLGFRVSEEEMHCLFSTFQDFVENVFSLPIDLPFSGYRKGIRARDSLQKSIEKAIREKPLHTQGKDYTDALDVLLESAKENNTELTMQELKESTIELIFAAFATTASASTSLIMQLLRHYEHPAVLEKLREELRSCGLLHDGCLCQGELRLDSIISLKYLDCVIKEVLRLFAPVSGGYRIATQTFELDGVQVPKGWSVMYSIRDTHDTSAVFKDVEAFDPDRFSPERGEDREGRFHYLPFGGGVRSCLGKQLATLFLKLLAVELAGGSRFELATRTFPRLISVPVVHPTDGLRVKFFGLDSNQNQIMAKSSEMLDVTV